Proteins encoded in a region of the Fusobacterium sp. genome:
- a CDS encoding major capsid protein, with the protein MPGINDIYTTKTVRKIRDKAELKRNFLISLFFPRRATVTTEEIILECTKSGEQTAPFITPLESGRAIKNKKVRTNVITAPNIGVAEILTPKDFFIREAGMQLSGEFDPVTRASKRVGEILRKQENYIVNKEELMVGQFLTSGKVTSLTGEDGYEVDYELENISTLPLVDQWGKPGVNPLTSLDEIISNAEASGVLVGNIVMGVDAAKNFMNNEYTKEVLSKDLQSEFVKEVIREYPGVVWLGTYKTYGVEIFRYKRKVLGPDKKTPVEIIPSNIVIGGPKDGEILYAPIVNMGKSDIHVTVRYSSVEVPTPKVKKITTESRPVLQPSDLDGYFSVIVC; encoded by the coding sequence ATGCCAGGAATAAATGATATTTATACAACAAAAACAGTAAGAAAAATTAGAGACAAAGCAGAGTTGAAAAGAAACTTTTTAATAAGTTTATTTTTTCCTAGAAGAGCAACAGTAACAACAGAGGAAATAATTCTAGAATGTACAAAGAGTGGAGAGCAGACAGCACCATTTATAACACCTTTAGAATCAGGAAGGGCAATTAAAAATAAAAAAGTAAGAACAAATGTAATAACAGCTCCAAATATAGGAGTTGCTGAAATTCTTACTCCTAAAGATTTTTTTATAAGAGAAGCAGGGATGCAGTTATCAGGAGAATTTGATCCTGTAACAAGAGCCTCTAAAAGAGTAGGAGAAATATTAAGAAAACAAGAAAATTATATAGTAAATAAAGAGGAATTGATGGTAGGGCAATTTTTGACTAGTGGGAAAGTTACTTCTTTAACAGGAGAAGATGGATATGAGGTAGATTATGAATTAGAAAATATTTCTACACTTCCTCTCGTTGATCAATGGGGAAAACCAGGAGTAAATCCATTAACTTCTTTAGATGAAATTATTTCAAATGCTGAAGCAAGTGGAGTTTTAGTAGGTAATATAGTTATGGGAGTAGATGCTGCTAAAAACTTCATGAACAATGAATATACAAAAGAAGTATTAAGTAAAGACTTACAAAGTGAATTTGTAAAAGAAGTTATAAGAGAGTATCCAGGGGTTGTATGGTTAGGAACATATAAAACATATGGAGTAGAAATATTTAGATATAAAAGAAAAGTTTTAGGTCCAGATAAAAAAACACCAGTAGAGATTATTCCTTCAAATATTGTGATAGGGGGACCAAAAGATGGAGAAATATTATATGCTCCAATTGTAAATATGGGAAAAAGTGATATTCATGTAACAGTAAGATATTCAAGTGTTGAGGTTCCAACTCCAAAAGTAAAGAAAATCACAACAGAATCAAGACCTGTATTACAACCTTCAGATCTTGATGGATATTTTTCTGTAATAGTTTGTTAA
- a CDS encoding head maturation protease, ClpP-related: protein MARWFEVKNISETEGEIRVYGEICKWAWEEFGETSGVTFTKELSSLKNVKKINLKVNSIGGDVYEALAIYNELKRFSSENEIEIVAYIDGLAASAASFLILAAKKVVMGMGTFLMIHNPSVFVGRVGSDEMRKTADYLDKVRDNVLDIYMTKCKLTREEVSNYLNEEKWFDANEAVEAGFADEIITYGQEVVENNIKQLATSNCIEFFKNKEIFKSTQNKKDIQEVKMTLKELKEKHKGVLDEYKTEVLAETQNSDYMKQATQAAIEAERKRIKALENIPVFNDRQKETIMKAKYEEPRDANEIIVEFYNSQATQAKTEIDKVEEEKATEGLNNLSSDGVTLEAKDEEAVLKAALEAYIK, encoded by the coding sequence ATGGCTAGATGGTTTGAAGTAAAAAATATAAGTGAAACAGAAGGAGAAATCAGAGTATATGGAGAAATATGCAAATGGGCTTGGGAAGAATTTGGAGAAACAAGTGGTGTAACATTTACAAAGGAACTTTCAAGTCTTAAAAATGTAAAAAAAATAAATTTGAAAGTTAATTCTATTGGAGGAGATGTTTATGAAGCTCTAGCTATTTATAATGAATTAAAAAGATTTTCAAGTGAAAATGAAATAGAGATAGTTGCATATATAGATGGACTAGCAGCTTCAGCAGCTTCTTTTTTAATATTAGCAGCTAAAAAAGTAGTAATGGGAATGGGAACATTCCTGATGATACATAATCCTAGTGTATTTGTAGGAAGAGTAGGGTCAGATGAAATGAGAAAAACAGCTGATTATCTGGATAAAGTAAGAGATAATGTTTTGGATATATATATGACTAAATGTAAACTCACTAGAGAAGAGGTTTCAAATTATCTGAATGAAGAAAAATGGTTTGATGCAAATGAAGCTGTAGAAGCAGGATTTGCAGATGAAATTATCACATACGGTCAGGAAGTTGTTGAAAACAATATTAAACAATTAGCAACAAGTAATTGTATAGAATTTTTCAAAAATAAAGAAATTTTTAAAAGCACACAAAATAAAAAAGACATACAGGAGGTCAAAATGACACTAAAGGAATTAAAAGAAAAACACAAAGGAGTTCTAGATGAATATAAGACAGAAGTTTTAGCAGAAACACAAAATTCTGATTATATGAAACAGGCGACACAAGCAGCAATAGAAGCAGAAAGAAAAAGAATAAAAGCACTGGAAAATATACCAGTATTCAATGACAGGCAAAAAGAAACAATTATGAAAGCAAAATATGAAGAGCCTAGAGATGCAAATGAAATAATAGTTGAATTCTATAATTCACAAGCAACACAGGCAAAAACAGAAATTGATAAAGTGGAAGAAGAAAAAGCAACAGAAGGGCTAAACAATTTAAGTTCTGATGGAGTAACACTTGAAGCAAAAGATGAAGAAGCAGTTTTAAAAGCAGCATTAGAAGCATATATAAAATAA